The Rhododendron vialii isolate Sample 1 chromosome 6a, ASM3025357v1 genome includes a window with the following:
- the LOC131331337 gene encoding protein transport protein Sec61 subunit beta-like: protein MARGTSQSQASSSSTSRPGPIAPRGSAAATAGMRRRRTTTSAGNSSSGSGSFGGGGGSGSNVLRFYTDDAPGLKISPTVVLVMSLCFIGFVTALHVFGKLYRYRSGPEA from the coding sequence ATGGCCAGAGGCACATCGCAGTCCcaagcctcctcctcctccacctcccgTCCCGGCCCCATCGCTCCCCGCGGCTCCGCCGCCGCCACTGCCGGGATGCGCCGGCGTcgcaccaccacctccgccggCAACTCCTCCTCCGGCTCCGGCTCgttcggcggcggcggcggctcGGGGAGCAACGTGCTGAGGTTCTACACGGACGACGCTCCGGGGCTGAAGATCAGCCCCACCGTGGTCCTCGTCATGAGCCTCTGCTTCATCGGGTTCGTCACCGCCCTCCACGTGTTCGGTAAGCTCTACCGCTACCGATCCGGTCCCGAAGCTTGA